Proteins found in one Fusarium oxysporum Fo47 chromosome V, complete sequence genomic segment:
- a CDS encoding uncharacterized protein (expressed protein), translating into MTLRKDLRARRYTAPSNTTDYPPSIAASPATMPIKSINISVGSHETKEAMVSLIQRDINFFSYTNPEERLAAIKEIFAPDIVWFDFDGSTHHGHDGLLIRSSILLDQLKGYSHRANGGASVCQNMATARWEVVPESSEADYEQIPAIQGGDVLVVEDGKIKILWSYVDRYDEVLFPHLGQ; encoded by the exons ATGACCCTCAG GAAAGATCTGAGAGCGAGACGGTACACGGCGCCCAGTAACACTACGGACTACCCTCCGTCCA TCGCAGCCAGTCCAGCAACCATGccaatcaaatcaatcaaCATCTCGGTTGGAAGCCATGAAACTAAAGAGGCCATGGTCTCTCTTATCCAGCGCGACATTAACTTCTTTTCCTACACCAACCCTGAAGAACGACTCGCCGCTATCAAAGAGATATTCGCTCCGGACATCGTCTGGTTCGACTTTGACGGCTCAACACACCACGGCCATGATGGCTTGCTTATCCGATCATCTATTCTACTGGATCAGTTGAAGGGGTACTCGCATCGAGCTAATGGAGGAGCCAGTGTATGCCAGAATATGGCCACTGCACGTTGGGAGGTTGTCCCGGAGAGTAGTGAGGCAGATTATGAGCAGATACCGGCCATTCAGGGTGGTGACGTGCTTGTCGTGGAGGACGGGAAAATCAAGATCTTGTGGTCGTATGTCGATAGATATGATGAGGTTCTGTTCCCTCATTTGGGACAGTGA
- a CDS encoding nucleoside phosphorylase domain-containing protein, translated as MPHPNDYTVGYICSIEPEYLDAVASLEERHDGLDFISPNGIISPHDTNDYTFGKIGKHNIVIAISPKRDWGLATTAIIATHMQRSFPTVTMILVLSIAGGAPSEQQDIRLGDIVVSSSRGSQGAVFQHDFGSKVQDWEIEPRGVSMEPPAILQMAVNKLKDHYRAGHQLEESINGILERNPTMLREYSRPHPDSDVLYLSTYTNNYDDFSYIVRRGRRTEYELSPKVHYGLVASGNQVIKDAVFRDRLATKKDVLCFDAGVAGIMYNLSCLVVCGICNYSDTHVTSEWNGYAAMAAAAYARDLIYKVPSRNDESETKLRLMAKSLCHHRDLTTSEDTFRDRPLKQNLCL; from the exons ATGCCTCATCCCAATGACTACACTGTAGGCTATATTTGCTCCATCGAGCCGGAGTACCTTGATGCAGTCGCCTCTTTGGAAGAAAGGCACGACGGGCTCGATTTTATATCCCCCAATGGTATTATTTCTCCTCACGACACAAATGATTACACATTCGGCAAGATCGGAAAACACAATATTGTCATCGCCATTTCACCCAAACGAGACTGGGGGCTTGCTACTACTGCGATTATCGCAACGCATATGCAACGGAGCTTTCCAACCGTCACAATGATTCTAGTACTTAGTATTGCCGGCGGTGCACCGAGTGAACAACAGGATATCCGTCTCGGTGATATCGTGGTTAGTTCTTCACGCGGTAGCCAGGGCGCTGTTTTTCAGCATGATTTTGGCAGCAAGGTACAAGATTGGGAGATCGAACCAAGAGGAGTCTCAATGGAGCCACCCGCAATACTTCAGATGGCCgtgaacaagctcaaggatcACTATCGGGCTGGCCATCAACTTGAGGAAAGTATCAATGGCATCCTTGAGAGGAACCCAACAATGTTGAGAGAATATTCGCGACCGCATCCAGATAGTGACGTGCTTTATCTCAGCACCTATACCAACAACTATGACGATTTTAGCTACATTGTCCGTCGAGGACGACGAACGGAATACGAGCTTAGTCCCAAGGTTCACTACGGCTTGGTTGCTTCGGGAAACCAGGTCATAAAGGATGCCGTATTTCGGGACCGGCTCGCAACGAAAAAGGACGTTTTGTGTTTTGACGCAGGAGTCGCTGGCATCATGTATAACTTGTCTTGTCTGGTTGTTTGCGGAATATGTAACTATAGCGACACACATGTCACCAGTGAGTGGAATGGCTATGCAGCAATGGCTGCAGCTGCATACGCAAGGGATCTCATTTACAAGGTCCCCTCTCGTAACGACGAGTCTGAGACAAAA ttgagactcATGGCTAAGAGCTTATGTCACCACAGAGACCTTACAACATCCGAGGATACCTTTCGGGACCGACCCCTCAAGCAGAATCTTTGTCTGTAG
- a CDS encoding major facilitator superfamily domain-containing protein — MTGTESPVAAPLPAPEPYSIFDKRQTALIVTIVSIAATFSGFASNIYFPALPTIAHDLDVSIELINLTVTSYLIFQGLAPSLWGPISDVKGRRLAYSLTFIVFLGACIGLAEAKNYATMVVLRCIQSTGSASTIAIGSGVIGDITTRDNRGGLMGIFQAGLLVPVAVGPIIGGALAGSLGWRSIFWLLTIYSGVFLIFLVLLLPETLRSIVGNGSRIPTHALAKYPLRVYQKTTKVQWNCDAVSTSPAAKKHIDVTGPFRILISKQAAPIIVFLAVYYAVWQMSITAMSSLFEDKYGLTEIQIGLTFIANGVGSMVGTLITGKILNLDYRRFKARHDARIASSNTADDVEPVNTRTAQENDFPLETARLRLVPLFSLLQCASILLFGWTIQYPHRVHIAVPIVSTFITGWSAVSMQSVVMTYLVDVFHDRSAAASASLNLARCLFAAGGTSFVMPMINSIGVGLAFTVCVAVQGVAMTNLAIQWKFGAKWRRAADDKKATAQVSPHS; from the exons ATGACTGGCACAGAATCGCCTGTAGCAGCCCCTTTGCCTGCGCCAGAGCCCTATAGCATCTTCGACAAACGCCAAACTGCCTTGATCGTAACAATTGTCTCCATCGCGGCAACAT tcTCGGGTTTCGCGTCAAACATTTATTTCCCCGCCCTCCCAACCATCGCCCACGACCTCGATGTCTCGATTGAATTGATCAATCTCACTGTGACTTCGTACCTTATTTTCCAAGGGCTAGCTCCCAGTCTCTGGGGCCCAATATCAGATGTCAAGGGACGCCGACTCGCATACTCACTCACCTTCATTGTCTTCCTGGGAGCATGTATCGGCCTGGCAGAAGCTAAGAACTACGCGACCATGGTTGTGCTGAGGTGCATTCAGAGCACTGGTAGTGCTAGTACAATTGCTATAGGCTCAGGCGTTATCGGGGATATTACGACACGAGATAATCGTGGTGGTCTCATGGGTATATTTCAGGCAGGGCTGCTGGTGCCCGTGGCAGTGGGACCTATCATCGGCGGTGCGCTGGCTGGATCTCTTGGTTGGAGATCCATCTTTTGGCTGTTAACCATCTACAGCGGTGTTTTCCTGATTTTCTTGGTTCTGCTCTTGCCCGAGACGCTGAGGTCTATCGTTGGTAATGGGAGCCGGATACCTACACACGCCCTAGCCAAATACCCCTTGCGCGTTTATCAGAAAACGACCAAAGTCCAATGGAATTGCGACGCGGTCTCTACATCGCCTGCGGCGAAGAAGCACATCGATGTTACTGGACCCTTCCGAATCCTTATCAGCAAGCAAGCCGCTCCCATCATCGTGTTCCTCGCAGTCTATTATGCTGTTTGGCAGATGAGCATCACGGCTATGTCTAGTCTTTTCGAAGATAAATATGGTCTCACAGAAATTCAGATCGGCCTGACATTTATCGCCAACGGCGTAGGCTCCATGGTAGGAACACTAATTACCGGCAAGATACTCAATCTCGACTACCGCCGTTTCAAGGCTCGGCATGATGCACGCATTGCGAGCAGTAACACAGCGGATGACGTTGAACCTGTCAATACGCGAACGGCCCAGGAAAATGACTTCCCGCTGGAGACAGCACGTCTCCGTCTCGTCCCCCTGTTTTCCCTGCTTCAATGCGCATCCATCTTGCTCTTTGGCTGGACCATACAATATCCGCATCGAGTTCACATCGCTGTGCCAATCGTGTCGACATTCATCACGGGTTGGTCTGCCGTTTCCATGCAGTCTGTAGTCATGACATATCTTGTCGATGTGTTTCACGACCGTAGCGCCGCCGCCAGCGCCAGCTTAAACCTCGCCAGATGCCTGTTCGCCGCCGGAGGCACGAGCTTCGTTATGCCAATGATCAACTCTATCGGTGTCGGATTGGCGTTTACTGTCTGTGTTGCGGTGCAGGGTGTTGCAATGACGAATTTGGCTATTCAATGGAAGTTTGGCGCGAAATGGAGACGGGCAGCGGATGATAAAAAGGCAACGGCTCAGGTGTCTCCGCATAGCTAA
- a CDS encoding heterokaryon incompatibility protein-domain-containing protein, translated as ITVSAQSASKREPISASEIFPSVDSQALNIPQGAPTLTYQSLTSSTSFRLLQIQSNGGQDILRCRMFDADLAAQETPRYIALSYTWHEETLPKTFRPVLINDKYLNVSLNLWNFLQNYRETAGERIIWIDQICINQEDKDECVQQIGQMCEIYQRASMDLFWIGEPDEDTEAVLDLLSSLNRLETHLLESGGSHPGISALLNPIFMRSVGLPEHDAPIWASLMKFISRSAFHRAWIIQEVAVSRKPAIFCGLLMLPFDVVGRAATFLVESSWIKLFHQIYKVSGAAGFITGMMNCRVRHQEGEHQSLDLLLASTRRFKATKPVDKIFALINLAESGRNEALPPALRPDYRKSVVEVFRDVTLHLIRQGSLDIFSGVEDVKFRQIHQLPSWVPDYSVHQVASILCMPPRPGSLTLYAAAAGRDVSVQHSPSDPNTLTLSAYKVDKISKICPIAEQSIYDTLEKWASMVDFSAAYPIVNGESGSMIDAFWRTLIGNIGLGTSCYPVSEDWVHKFAAFALQSREELQGHFANLADNQSADIGSLTPGIDSILHLLQDVNREKEGLDQSGLYESTMHHVSWHRRLFLTQEGYLGLAHPSTQAGDEVVLLSGGRVPFVARKSSVDSHDCYYIVGEAYIHGIMDGELLGTVDGKWVDLHFQ; from the coding sequence ATTACTGTTTCAGCTCAGTCTGCATCTAAGAGGGAACCTATAAGCGCATCAGAGATCTTCCCAAGCGTAGACTCTCAAGCTCTTAACATACCTCAAGGCGCACCAACATTAACATATCAGAGTCTCACCAGCTCCACCAGCTTCCGCCTACTTCAGATCCAATCAAATGGGGGGCAAGATATCCTGCGCTGCAGGATGTTTGATGCTGATCTTGCTGCGCAAGAAACTCCCCGATATATTGCCTTGTCCTATACATGGCACGAGGAGACTCTGCCCAAGACTTTCCGGCCTGTGTTGATTAACGACAAATACCTCAACGTTAGCCTGAATCTCTGGAATTTCCTCCAGAATTACCGCGAAACAGCCGGCGAGCGCATCATCTGGATTGATCAGATATGCATCAACCAAGAGGACAAGGATGAGTGCGTTCAGCAAATAGGGCAAATGTGTGAGATCTATCAGCGTGCTTCTATGGATCTCTTTTGGATCGGCGAGCCGGACGAGGATACAGAGGCGGTCTTAGATCTGCTGTCATCTCTAAATCGTTTGGAGACTCATCTCCTTGAATCTGGAGGTTCCCACCCTGGGATCAGCGCTCTGCTCAACCCTATCTTTATGAGGAGTGTCGGCCTACCAGAGCATGATGCACCAATATGGGCGTCTCTCATGAAGTTCATATCGCGATCCGCGTTTCATCGAGCTTGGATCATCCAGGAAGTTGCAGTATCACGGAAACCAGCCATATTCTGCGGACTGTTGATGCTACCatttgacgttgttggaaGGGCTGCAACGTTCCTCGTTGAGAGTTCTTGGATCAAGCTCTTCCACCAGATTTACAAGGTCTCTGGTGCAGCAGGCTTTATTACGGGTATGATGAACTGTCGTGTGCGACATCAGGAAGGAGAGCATCAGAGCTTAGATCTTTTGCTTGCATCGACTCGGCGTTTCAAAGCTACCAAACCAGTGGACAAGATATTCGCACTGATAAATCTAGCAGAGAGCGGGAGAAACGAAGCGCTACCACCAGCACTTAGGCCAGATTATCGAAAGTCTGTTGTCGAAGTCTTCCGAGATGTCACTCTTCACCTCATCCGCCAAGGCTCCCTTGACATTTTTTCGGGTGTCGAAGATGTAAAATTTCGGCAGATTCATCAGCTTCCAAGTTGGGTTCCAGACTACAGCGTACATCAAGTTGCCTCTATTCTCTGCATGCCACCACGACCTGGATCCCTGACCTTGTATGCCGCTGCAGCAGGACGAGATGTCAGTGTTCAGCATTCGCCTTCTGACCCAAACACCCTGACATTGTCAGCATACAAAGTTGACAAGATATCCAAGATATGTCCCATCGCAGAGCAGTCGATCTACGACACCTTAGAGAAGTGGGCGAGTATGGTTGATTTCAGTGCAGCGTACCCCATCGTCAATGGCGAGTCCGGTTCTATGATTGATGCATTTTGGCGCACGCTTATCGGGAATATTGGCCTTGGAACAAGTTGTTACCCAGTGAGCGAAGACTGGGTTCACAAGTTTGCTGCGTTTGCTCTGCAGTCCCGGGAGGAACTCCAGGGGCATTTTGCGAATTTGGCCGATAATCAAAGTGCAGACATCGGGAGCTTGACACCTGGTATCGACTCAATCCTTCATTTATTACAGGATGTCAATCGCGAAAAGGAGGGTTTAGATCAAAGTGGACTCTACGAAAGTACTATGCATCATGTTTCTTGGCATAGAAGATTATTTCTTACACAAGAGGGTTACTTGGGACTCGCACATCCATCTACGCAAGCAGGTGACGAAGTGGTACTTCTGTCAGGTGGGCGTGTACCTTTTGTGGCCCGGAAAAGCAGTGTGGACAGCCACGACTGTTATTATATTGTAGGGGAGGCTTATATCCATGGAATCATGGATGGGGAACTTTTAGGTACTGTCGATGGGAAGTGGGTAGACTTACACTTTCAATGA
- a CDS encoding general substrate transporter has protein sequence MPESSVNTDRWWKSPNLRQLNLLLIIPMLSIFTQGFDGSMMNGLQSVEPWREYFGEPKGSTLGLFNAAYPMGGLVAIPFLSFVSDTFGRRSALGLGASVCVIGASLQAAAQNLPMFVVSRGVLGFGAVFIGSSGAPLITELAHPAHRATATALFNTSYSLGSIVAAWVTFGTFRIASSAAWRIPSGIQGLPSVIQLLGLWFVPESPRWLISKDRNEEALRILAKYHAEGNEEDALVQFEYNEIMNALSYERSIDRHSWVQNYLEFVRTKGNRKRLFILLWCACISQMSGNAFISYYLAPVLTSVGLTTSLKQTLINATQQILSWFSALYFATLPQKLGRRTLFLASLSAIFVCLVSITTGSAIFAKYQNNKAAGGAVVAFLYIFSPSYNLGLNGNLGLYITEILPFNLRMRGQALYQLFATCFTLLSTYAIPVGLDDLAWKLYTIFIPWVVIEFAVIYFVFPETKGPSLEEIAIIFDGKDADASPVGNKLDDVERAEVEHKI, from the exons ATGCCCGAGAGCAGCGTCAACACCGATCGTTGGTGGAAATCCCCCAACCTTCGCCAGCTCAACTTGCTCCTCATCATTCCCATGCTTTCAATCTTTACCCAGGG ATTTGATGGCAGCATGATGAACGGCTTGCAGTCGGTCGAGCCTTGGAGAGAATACTTCGGCGAGCCCAAAGGCTCAACACTCGGCTTGTTCAATGCCGCTTATCCCATGGGAGGTCTCGTTGCGATCCCCTTTCTATCCTTTGTCAGTGACACCTTTGGCAGACGATCTGCCCTTGGTCTTGGAGCCTCCGTCTGCGTGATTGGCGCTTCACTTCAGGCTGCGGCTCAGAACCTACCCATGTTTGTCGTTTCCCGAGGTGTTCTTGGTTTCGGCGCCGTATTTATCGGTTCCTCTGGCGCCCCCTTGATCACCGAACTCGCCCATCCCGCCCACCGAGCCACTGCGACCGCACTGTTCAATACGTCCTATTCATTGGGATCTATTGTTGCCGCTTGGGTTACTTTTGGTACATTCCGCATTGCATCAAGCGCCGCCTGGCGAATACCGTCTGGTATCCAGGGCCTGCCGTCAGTCAttcagcttcttggcttATGGTTCGTGCCTGAGAGTCCTCGTTGGCTCATCTCCAAGGACAGGAATGAGGAAGCTCTCCGAATCTTAGCCAAATATCATGCCGAAGGAAACGAAGAAGATGCTCTTGTGCAATTCGAGTACAACGAGATCATGAATGCCCTTTCATACGAGAGGAGTATTGACCGTCATAGTTGGGTTCAGAATTATCTCGAGTTTGTTCGCACCAAGGGTAACCGTAAGCGTCTCTTCATCCTGCTCTGGTGCGCTTGTATCAGTCAGATGTCCGGAAACGCCTTTATCTCGTATTACCTTGCACCTGTCCTCACATCCGTTGGTCTTACTACCAGTCTCAAGCAGACTCTTATTAATGCCACGCAACAAATCCTTTCCTGGTTCTCGGCCCTATACTTTGCTACCTTGCCCCAGAAGCTCGGTCGACGAACATTATTCCTGGCATCCCTTTCAGCAATCTTCGTCTGTCTAGTCAGTATAACTACAGGAAGCGCCATATTTGCCAAGTACCAAAACAACAAAGCCGCAGGTGGCGCTGTTGTTGCGTTCCTATACATCTTTTCTCCATCATATAACCTGGGACTTAACGGCAATCTAGGTCTCTACATCACAGAGATTCTGCCATTCAACCTCCGAATGAGGGGCCAAGCGCTGTATCAGTTGTTTGCTACCTGCTTCACCCTTCTCTCTACCTACGCCATTCCCGTCGGCCTGGATGATCTGGCGTGGAAGCTGTACACTATCTTTATTCCTTGGGTCGTGATCGAGTTCGCGGTGATCTATTTCGTGTTCCCAGAAACCAAGGGCCCGTCTCTGGAGGAAATTGCCATCATTTTCGATGGGAAGGACGCCGATGCTTCCCCTGTGGGAAACAAATTGGATGATGTCGAGCGCGCCGAGGTCGAACACAAGATCTAA
- a CDS encoding Six-hairpin glycosidase-like protein: MATTSLLDTQWIWHPHWVDHAQDSAGAFVHFRKHFSLQQSPGEPIRLQITADTKYRLYVNRHLVHTGPVKGDEHIWFYDETDIQPFLQSGENTIAIHVLRLYHGTQYATSFPRMAFPGLFVRMSDGIGPEGLRLESDDTWLTALDLSRKLRIDQNEDDFLHIYEVVNNDSNNHLEWVAARCLNLPKSHGIGPPWMLSPRMVPWPKITRVRIKDVQKIQSSLPAEAWKGLFMRSDGGPGLVLPAGSSHHIELQADHHLTAYLRFYFQRPRAAGSRLSIRYSECYEDTPASVPYLRCKGDRCDQTKQLLGPEDIYFFSGESGADAAVALQYTKDPTSEEVFSPFHFRTFRFITLSIQVSPDSELVMTGLDVDMTHYPLEVTGAVNGTDPIYTKLWDTSIRTLTNCMHDCYEDCPFYEQLQYAMDVRSSCIFTYAASGDDRMARQAIIQLHSSYRADLGLIASRSPASQLQIIPHFSLFWILTVLDHFEYFGDVSFTRQFLPVADGILEAFNRRINVDLGLVSSETPFWDFVDWTNEWRPMGIPPAASSSGYQTFTNMLFAHTMQRLSEFLVPIGRPGLAGELKARAESILTAVRQHCRVGDIFTDGLASVANYSEDFSQHIQIWAVLSGAVSGDTARDLLKSCLPVLQGQGSIKFTQPSQAMSFYLFRALSAVEGSLYDDAFHDMWQPWRDQLSQNLTTWCEDDVTRRSDCHAWSCAPLYELVAEVAGVKPAEPGSTSLLFKPRTRLFPHFEGRVPLTGILAPGTAHVRWSLEGGNAIAVSLTLETKMAPDGVPIHVMFPDGHEEVHVGLSLEFKF; this comes from the exons ATGGCCACCACCTCGCTCCTTGATACACAGTGGATATGGCACCCGCATTGGGTAGACCATGCCCAAGATTCGGCGGGCGCTTTTGTCCACTTTCGCAAGCACTTTTCGCTCCAACAATCTCCCGGCGAGCCCATCCGCCTCCAGATCACAGCAGATACCAAGTACCGACTCTATGTAAATAGGCATTTAGTACATACTGGCCCCGTTAAGGGAGACGAGCATATCTGGTTTTACGACGAAACTGATATCCAACCCTTCCTCCAGTCAGGAGAAAATACTATTGCTATTCACGTCCTTCGGCTTTACCATGGGACGCAATATGCGACGAGCTTCCCCAGAATGGCTTTCCCAGGACTGTTTGTGCGCATGTCTGATGGAATTGGTCCTGAGGGGCTCCGCCTTGAGAGCGACGACACTTGGCTCACTGCCCTCGACTTATCACGCAAGCTTCGAATCGACCAGAACGAGGACGATTTTCTTCATATCTATGAAGTTGTAAACAACGATTCAAATAATCACCTCGAGTGGGTTGCGGCTCGTTGCTTGAATCTTCCCAAATCCCACGGCATTGGTCCCCCTTGGATGCTTTCACCTCGCATGGTCCCCTGGCCCAAGATTACGAGAGTCCGCATCAAGGATGTACAAAAGATTCAGAGCTCCTTGCCTGCAGAAGCATGGAAGGGCCTTTTTATGCGATCAGATGGTGGACCAGGACTTGTTCTACCTGCCGGAAGTTCGCACCATATTGAGCTCCAGGCCGACCATCACCTCACGGCATACCTTCGTTTCTACTTCCAGCGCCCTCGAGCGGCGGGCTCCAGGCTATCCATCAGGTATTCCGAGTGCTACGAGGATACACCCGCTTCTGTGCCCTATCTACGTTGTAAGGGTGATCGATGTGACCAGACAAAGCAGCTCTTGGGGCCCGAAGACATATACTTCTTTTCTGGTGAATCTGGCGCTGATGCTGCGGTGGCCCTGCAGTATACAAAGGACCCCACGTCTGAGGAGGTGTTCTCACCTTTTCATTTTCGCACATTTCGTTTCATAACATTGAGCATTCAAGTCAGCCCCGACAGTGAGCTTGTCATGACGGGCCTCGATGTGGATATGACCCATTACCCCTTGGAAGTCACTGGAGCGGTCAATGGCACAGATCCCATCTATACAAAACTATGGGACACCAGCATCCGCACTCTCACCAATTGTATGCATGACTGCTACGAAGACTGTCCCTTCTATGAGCAGCTCCAGTATGCCATGGATGTGAGAAGCTCGTGCATCTTCACCTACGCAGCATCCGGAGACGATCGCATGGCGCGCCAGGCTATCATACAGCTACATAGCTCGTACCGGGCTGACTTGGGCCTGATAGCGAGTCGCAGCCCGGCATCGCAGTTACAGATCATCCCCCACTTCTCGCTCTTTTGGATCTTGACGGTCCTGGATCATTTCGAGTACTTTGGCGATGTCTCTTTCACGCGCCAGTTCTTGCCCGTGGCAGACGGTATCCTCGAGGCCTTCAATAGAAGGATCAATGTTGACCTGGGCCTGGTGTCCTCAGAGACACCCTTCTGGGACTTCGTCGACTGGACGAATGAGTGGAGGCCTATGGGTATTCCTCCCGCTGCCAGCTCATCAGGATATCAGACCTTCACAAACATGCTGTTTGCTCATACCATGCAGAGGTTGTCAGAGTTTCTAGTGCCGATCGGGAGGCCTGGTCTCGCAGGTGAGTTGAAAGCTCGGGCAGAATCGATCCTGACCGCCGTCCGACAACATTGCCGCGTGGGCGATATCTTTACAGATGGATTGGCATCTGTGGCGAATTATAGTGAGGACTTCAGCCAACACATCCAGATCTGGGCAGTCTTGTCTGGCGCCGTATCAGGAGATACCGCGCGTGATTTGCTGAAGTCATGTCTTCCTGTGCTCCAGGGCCAAGGC TCCATCAAGTTCACGCAGCCGTCTCAAGCCATGTCCTTCTACCTGTTCCGAGCACTCTCCGCAGTGGAGGGCTCCTTGTACGATGACGCCTTTCACGATATGTGGCAGCCGTGGAGAGACCAGCTCTCCCAAAACCTAACCACATGGTGCGAGGATGATGTGACCCGACGATCCGACTGCCATGCATGGAGCTGCGCTCCCCTGTACGAGCTTGTAGCCGAAGTGGCTGGAGTCAAACCGGCCGAGCCCGGATCTACGTCGCTGTTATTCAAACCGAGGACAAGGCTCTTCCCACACTTTGAGGGTCGAGTTCCCCTGACCGGCATCTTGGCTCCAGGTACGGCTCACGTGCGCTGGAGCCTTGAGGGTGGAAATGCGATCGCTGTCTCGTTAACTCTCGAGACCAAGATGGCACCAGACGGAGTGCCCATCCATGTCATGTTCCCCGATGGTCATGAAGAAGTCCATGTCGGGTTGAGCTTGGAATTCAAATTTTGA